Proteins encoded in a region of the Corvus hawaiiensis isolate bCorHaw1 chromosome 18, bCorHaw1.pri.cur, whole genome shotgun sequence genome:
- the MORN3 gene encoding MORN repeat-containing protein 3 isoform X2: protein MPVIKYPRIRDPLFYEWDRKAQKCGLRHTIYAVNGDQYTGEWLDNLKHGKGTQLWKNTGAIYSGDWKFGKRDGYGSYSIPDPVTKEYKRVYTGWWENDRRGGRGVFFYPNGECYEGEWSNGLRSGWGKMQYKDGSVYEGQWLVDQPNGQGVLRLPNGNRYEGGWKDGKKHGPGKYFYLDKGQQLEGIWVADIPKCGVLVDFGRDNAPAPTQYPLPEIELHDPAGVLAEAQAMFDDSHN from the exons ATGCCCGTTATAAAGTACCCCAGGATTAGAGACCCTCTCTTTTATGAATGGGACAGGAAAGCCCAGAAATGTGGATTAAGACACACAATCTATGCTGTAAATGGGGATCAGTATACTGGAGAATGGTTGGACAACTTGAAACATG GTAAAGGCACCCAGCTATGGAAAAACACAGGAGCTATTTACAGCGGTGACTGGAAGTTTGGGAAGCGGGATGGTTATGGCTCATACAGCATTCCTGACCCAGTAACCAAGGAATACAAGAGGGTGTACACAGGCTGGTGGGAAAATGACCGAAGAGGT ggccgGGGGGTGTTCTTTTACCCCAACGGGGAGTGCTACGAGGGCGAGTGGAGCAACGGTTTGCGGAGTGGCTGGGGAAAGATGCAGTACAAGGACGGTTCCGTCTACGAGGGACAGTGGCTGGTGGATCAGCCCAATGGGCAGGGCGTGCTGCGGCTCC CAAATGGAAATCGGTACGAAGGAGGTTGGAAAGATGGCAAGAAGCATGGCCCAGGGAAATACTTTTACCTGGATAAGGGACAGCAGTTAGAAGGCATCTGGGTAGCAGATATACCGAAGTGTGGAGTTCTGGTTGACTTTGGCAGAGACAACGCTCCAGCCCCTACTCAGTATCCACTCCCAGAG aTTGAACTACATGATCCAGCTGGTGTTTTAGCAGAGGCCCAGGCAATGTTTGATGACAGCCATAATTAA
- the ORAI1 gene encoding calcium release-activated calcium channel protein 1 — translation MSLNEHSMQALSWRKLYLSRAKLKASSRTSALLSGFAMVAMVEVQLDAEHDYPQGLLIAFSACTTVLVAVHLFALMISTCILPNIEAVSNVHNLNSVKESPHERMHRHIELAWAFSTVIGTLLFLAEVVLLCWVKFLPLKKKTDSTPQSNSSTITSGQAAAIASTSIMVPFGLIFIVFAVHFYRSLVSHKTDRQFQELNELAEFARLQDQLDHRGDTVTSAVTNFA, via the exons ATGAGCCTGAACGAGCACTCGATGCAGGCGCTGTCCTGGCGGAAGCTCTACCTGAGCCGCGCCAAGCTGAAAGCCTCCAGCCGCACCTCCGCGCTGCTCTCCGGCTTCGCCATG GTGGCTATGGTGGAAGTTCAGCTCGATGCAGAACACGACTACCCTCAGGGGCTCTTGATAGCCTTCAGTGCCTGCACGACTGTGCTTGTTGCAGTTCACCTTTTTGCACTCATGATAAGTACCTGCATTCTTCCAAACATAGAGGCTGTTAGCAATGTGCATAACCTCAACTCCGTCAAGGAATCTCCTCACGAGCGTATGCACCGGCACATTGAGCTCGCGTGGGCATTTTCCACTGTCATTGGGACTTTGCTCTTTCTTGCAGAGGTGGTGTTACTGTGCTGGGTGAAGTTCCTTcctttaaagaagaaaactgaCAGCACCCCACAGAGCAACAGTTCTACCATCACATcaggacaggcagcagccaTTGCATCGACGTCCATTATGGTGCCCTTTGGATTGATTTTCATTGTGTTTGCAGTCCACTTCTACCGGTCACTGGTGAGCCATAAAACAGACAGGCAATTTCAGGAACTCAATGAACTTGCTGAATTTGCACGGCTCCAGGATCAgctggatcacagaggtgatacTGTCACCTCAGCCGTCACCAATTTTGCATAA
- the MORN3 gene encoding MORN repeat-containing protein 3 isoform X3, with protein MTDTNNMPVIKYPRIRDPLFYEWDRKAQKCGLRHTIYAVNGDQYTGEWLDNLKHGKGTQLWKNTGAIYSGDWKFGKRDGYGSYSIPDPVTKEYKRVYTGWWENDRRGGRGVFFYPNGECYEGEWSNGLRSGWGKMQYKDGSVYEGQWLVDQPNGQGVLRLPSWLSLQHHVVCPDISATSCDEEWQSSAETQSKWKSVRRRLERWQEAWPREILLPG; from the exons ATGACAG atACCAACAATATGCCCGTTATAAAGTACCCCAGGATTAGAGACCCTCTCTTTTATGAATGGGACAGGAAAGCCCAGAAATGTGGATTAAGACACACAATCTATGCTGTAAATGGGGATCAGTATACTGGAGAATGGTTGGACAACTTGAAACATG GTAAAGGCACCCAGCTATGGAAAAACACAGGAGCTATTTACAGCGGTGACTGGAAGTTTGGGAAGCGGGATGGTTATGGCTCATACAGCATTCCTGACCCAGTAACCAAGGAATACAAGAGGGTGTACACAGGCTGGTGGGAAAATGACCGAAGAGGT ggccgGGGGGTGTTCTTTTACCCCAACGGGGAGTGCTACGAGGGCGAGTGGAGCAACGGTTTGCGGAGTGGCTGGGGAAAGATGCAGTACAAGGACGGTTCCGTCTACGAGGGACAGTGGCTGGTGGATCAGCCCAATGGGCAGGGCGTGCTGCGGCTCC CATCCTGGCTATCTCTGCAGCACCATGTGGTGTGCCCTGATATTTCAGCCACTTCTTGTGATGAAGAATGGCAGAGTTCAGCTGAGACTCAAAG CAAATGGAAATCGGTACGAAGGAGGTTGGAAAGATGGCAAGAAGCATGGCCCAGGGAAATACTTTTACCTGGATAA
- the MORN3 gene encoding MORN repeat-containing protein 3 isoform X1 has protein sequence MTDTNNMPVIKYPRIRDPLFYEWDRKAQKCGLRHTIYAVNGDQYTGEWLDNLKHGKGTQLWKNTGAIYSGDWKFGKRDGYGSYSIPDPVTKEYKRVYTGWWENDRRGGRGVFFYPNGECYEGEWSNGLRSGWGKMQYKDGSVYEGQWLVDQPNGQGVLRLPNGNRYEGGWKDGKKHGPGKYFYLDKGQQLEGIWVADIPKCGVLVDFGRDNAPAPTQYPLPEIELHDPAGVLAEAQAMFDDSHN, from the exons ATGACAG atACCAACAATATGCCCGTTATAAAGTACCCCAGGATTAGAGACCCTCTCTTTTATGAATGGGACAGGAAAGCCCAGAAATGTGGATTAAGACACACAATCTATGCTGTAAATGGGGATCAGTATACTGGAGAATGGTTGGACAACTTGAAACATG GTAAAGGCACCCAGCTATGGAAAAACACAGGAGCTATTTACAGCGGTGACTGGAAGTTTGGGAAGCGGGATGGTTATGGCTCATACAGCATTCCTGACCCAGTAACCAAGGAATACAAGAGGGTGTACACAGGCTGGTGGGAAAATGACCGAAGAGGT ggccgGGGGGTGTTCTTTTACCCCAACGGGGAGTGCTACGAGGGCGAGTGGAGCAACGGTTTGCGGAGTGGCTGGGGAAAGATGCAGTACAAGGACGGTTCCGTCTACGAGGGACAGTGGCTGGTGGATCAGCCCAATGGGCAGGGCGTGCTGCGGCTCC CAAATGGAAATCGGTACGAAGGAGGTTGGAAAGATGGCAAGAAGCATGGCCCAGGGAAATACTTTTACCTGGATAAGGGACAGCAGTTAGAAGGCATCTGGGTAGCAGATATACCGAAGTGTGGAGTTCTGGTTGACTTTGGCAGAGACAACGCTCCAGCCCCTACTCAGTATCCACTCCCAGAG aTTGAACTACATGATCCAGCTGGTGTTTTAGCAGAGGCCCAGGCAATGTTTGATGACAGCCATAATTAA